In the genome of Amaranthus tricolor cultivar Red isolate AtriRed21 chromosome 15, ASM2621246v1, whole genome shotgun sequence, one region contains:
- the LOC130800622 gene encoding protein RSI-1-like: MAARSYFNILFVSLLILVTFSHVIEGYNRLHPADCRPRCNYRCSATSHRKPCMFFCQKCCSKCLCVPAGTYGNKQSCPCYNNWKTKEGGPKCP, translated from the exons ATGGCTGCTCGTTCATACTTCAACATTTTGTTTGTTAGTCTACTCATTTTGGTCACCTTTTCCCATGTTATTGag GGGTACAATCGCCTCCATCCAGCAG ATTGCAGGCCAAGATGCAACTATCGTTGCTCAGCAACATCACACAGGAAGCCATGCATGTTTTTCTGTCAAAAGTGCTGCTCCAAATGCCTGTGCGTACCAGCTGGAACATACGGCAACAAGCAATCTTGCCCTTGTTATAACAACTGGAAGACCAAAGAAGGAGGCCCTAAATGCCCTtaa